AAATGCCAAAATAAGTAGCATATGAATGGGGGAGTTATCATGTTTTTGTGTTTATCCTCCTATTCTGTATATGGTGGTCAGATACCATTTTATGTAAAATTGGTTATCATATATTACTTCTTCTTGAAACAGATTATTTGCCACACCATCCAACCACTGCTTCTGATTTATTATTGATTGCTGTTTTTGGGTTATATTTTCAAGTCAAACAATAATGTAGCTCTTACCATTGTTCCATTGTGCACATTTCTTTCTTTGGTTAAGTGATGCATCATAATGGGGTAAGGcttttttctattgttattttttctattctaatAATGTGGAGGGTAAGGAGGAGAATCATTCATCATAAACTTTAAAATTATGCAAATTAATCCATCGGACTTGCCCGAATGTGCAAAATCGTCATGTTGGCAATTTTTCCATTAATTTTTCACAAAGTTTAGGTTGTCAAACTTACATATTTAGAGAAGGGAGTGTTTTGCACATAATCCCAAGTTCAAGATGAGGTGTATACTTCACTTATTTTAGGTAAGATGCACATTTAGGAAAGTTTAGCATCTGTTTGGTTTGagtttttattttcaatgttttctGTTTTCAGGATTTggtaaagaaaaaattgaaaatagtaaaaatggGATATTGTTATTTCCACTGTTTTCAACTTTTTCTTGGTAAAATTCTAAAAACAGAAACactaaaaatgaaaatagaaatcaATTAAGGTTTCGTGACTAAACTACATATGTTGTAAAGTTTAACAAGGGATGAAGTGTAATTAACCCTAAAATATTAGAGGTTGATAGTCTAAACACTTTACACTAATAGTACATCTCAAGATTATGAAGATGAAAGTTTGAATTCACATGTGATGGGGGCATTGAGGAGTGTTTTTTGCATGTGATCAACTGTAGATTTATGCTTTAATTTGAAGGATTGCAGAAACTATCCAGAAtgacattttctttttcttggataTCATTTCATgaacagaaaagaagattgaTGATTCACCCAAGAAGATTGTCTGTGCTTGTTCCATTTTGTGAGGACAATCTGGTTTCATATTTTGGGACATCCTCAATCCTTAATTCATCAGTATCAAGTATCATCACCACTGGTAAACTACAGAAATCATCAATATGCTTGgaccaaaaaaaaaggaaaaaaaaaaaaactcttgtgTTTTCAGTTTTCAACATTCAATGTGTAAAGTATGTGTATACATATAtagttttttataatattatattatgatgATGGAGGATACCCTATCACAAAAAAGAAGTGTCTTAGTAGTTGTGACTTTCTCAAAAAATGTCATTCTTTTATTACAAAGTTCTGAAGAATTGATGATGACATAATAGCCACTTATTGCTACCATTCATTGGGTATGATGACGTTTTGTTAAACATGTGTATGGGTGGGTATATTGGTAAGTCTCAGGAATTCTATTCTTAGGCAGTATTTGACTATTAATGGccctaaaaatgaaaaagaaaaaatacaaatcAAAGATGAATTACATAAACTTTTTTGAGATTTAGACCGTTTTTTGTTGTTCACGGTATTCCTCGGCCTGATGGGCCAATGATTAATCCATGCTGCGGATCTAAACTCTATTTAAGGGTCTGTCGTTGGTTAATGGATTGTTGTATGCGCAAGGTAGGATTCAAACTCCCAACATTTGTTTAAATGgatgagtgagctgaccactcaacCAATCCAAATTCGTTTTGAATTTTCTGATATTTAGACTTAACACCGTTGTTTCTTTGCACTTGTTATTACCATGATGTTGACCTCATTTAGTTTCTTTGCACTTGTTATTACCATGATGTTGACCTCATTTAGTGTAAGCATATTAAATCAAAATTTCCAAGTGTATTTCTACTTAATTATAGGTCTATATAATACACCCTAATTGATCTACAAATTCAAATATCTATAATCAAGAAGGTGCATTGGAATGAATATTCCAACTTGAAATCATGATGGATGGAGTTGAACCAAATTTGTAGCAATGATATAGTAATATAGTATTATAATGATGATGTAACGTGTTCAACATCATATGAAGATAGAGCAGTTGATGTAACGTGAACCAAACCTATTATGAAACCAACATTTTCATACCTTCATTCTGATTTCTCGCGTGTACAATTCATGCTATATTCGTAAATATTGGCAGTAAATAAGATCGTAGCAATAGTGCTCTTCTCTATTTTTCGGTAGTCATCTTGTTTGTTTCTGGCTTTGGATGTTAAAAAGTGTATACAGCATAAGCATATAATCCTTCAAGGCGACAAAGGAGTTCTAACTTCAGAAAATTCAAGTTTTAGTTTCTATGCTAAAATTGAGGACTATACATTAGATTAGCTTGTTCCATTTCAAAAATTCTGATAATTGATTTCTTAAATGCgaatgaattataaaaaatcgttctattttaaatttgaacaaaaatacataataaaattttattcttattaattttaattttttatatattttatttaaatctaCATAGGAATATTTAATTTTTACtgactttaaaatataaatatcaaaaaataaaaactagtgaatttgtttatattttgcaATAAtgctataaaatatttttttatttcgctATTATTGCCTGCAAAATAACCCTGCGCACAAAAACATACGTTCTCTGCTCTTTACTACATTTAGAAACTAtatgttttttattcaaataaaaaaaaaaaccctttatTCTGTCTCCTcgaaattcataataaatttgtaGTATGATTTCAAAATACGTCATCATATAAACTACATCTGATCATGgatgcaaaataatttaattcaAGTATGCTTTTCAATAATGCACGAATTTTACATTAAAATATAAGTTCTACATCTTTAATGTGCTGAAAATCtctaaaattaatcaaataagaCATAGCTTTAGTAAATTTATAAACTATGATAACGAATTAACTAATCTCACCAAGATTCTTTAGAATGATGAATGCAGCGACAGAATCATTGTCCCAATCAATTAATAAATCGATACCTTTTACAACAGAGTGCATACTTTGAATCCCCACCATGACATCACCCCACTCTGGGGGCAAGAATAAGACAAGGTATTGAATTCCCTTACTATAATGCAAACCCAACTTCCCTTTATTCTTTCGCACAAGCGTGAATGATATTAATATTTATGGTAAAGGAATAGGACTAGGTATTTTTCGGTGGATTTTGGTAGAAACATTATGATATGTCACGGGCCACCCGGGTCACATACAATGCACTATACATTACATAGGAACATACATCACACTGAGAAGGAAAATTTTCAACGGCACAGAGAATGAATAAAAGTAGGGGACCCTTCCATTATTTCTTGTTTCTTTCCAACTAAGTTTCCCTTAAATTTATCAGTAGAAAAGGAGTTCAATGCTTAGAGAAACTCAACATTTTTAGCAGGTGGGTAGTAGTAATTCACTTGCTATTAATGCTTTGTAGTTTGTACAGTTCTATTAATGAACCTACCCAAGTGGGGTAATGGTTAATAAGTTGTGTGTACCAATATCATCATAccccaaaagaaaacaaaaagagatAAATGCATTAAAACAAAGGAAGGGAAGGGAAGGGAAGGGAATTGAGTATGGAACTTTGTCCTAAGTAGTAAGTAGTCCTCACCCTCGACTATTTCCTATATTCTATTATAATATTTGTACAAAACTTTTAACCACATTCCTCTGATCTGATCACATTTCAAAGACCCATCCAAACTGCAGACAAGTAGGTGAAAAATACATTTGGAATATACCATGATGATTGATTTACCTATATTTGTGTATATACATGTCCaaaaaaattcatccaaaaaAAATTCCAAACCACCCCAGTTCACCATATGACCTATTCTCCCCCAATaacccaaaatcaaccaaaaaaacACCAAACATGATCATGTCAACCATTCTCTCAGACCATGACCAAATCACCAACTCCAAAATGGAGTTGAGTGTGCCTATGGTGGGTGGTGGTAGTGATGTGTCATCGTTCATCAATATAAAGGGTTGTTGACAGAATTCATCAAATACAGGACACAGAAGAAACAGAGAGAGGATAAAGGAAGGTATTGGCATACTGGAATGAAATGGTTGCACCATTGAGCAAAGGCCTTCCATCATTAACAAGGCAATCGTTGTATCTAAGCCTCTTGAAGACTTTGGGGTTGATGAGCCTTGCAGAGCTGAACCAGCCACAGGTGAGGTGTATCCTTGAGATGTCACAGCCACTGACACACATGTTCATTATCTCAACTGTGTATGTTGGTATCCCACTCGGTAGTGGGGCCGTGGGACCTTGGCTTATCACTATATCTGATTTGCTGCACTTGTTGTCACCCCATATTCTGTTAGGTTCCACCACTCCAGTGCCTGTGCCTGCCACTGATCAACAACaggaaaagaaatataaaaacatTGATATACACAACAGAAATCAAACACTTTACTATCCCCTTTTTGCATCAAATTACTTGTTAAAGTGTCAAAAACAAACCCCAAAAAGAACTATTACCGAatggaaaaaagaagaaaaaaaaggttgAACGGTAGATGAATCATTGCAGAACAAAGAACACGAAGATTAACAAAGTAAAAATAGAAAGGGCTGTTTCTGTATTTTGAAAAAACAATACATCAATACTTTACTACCTTTTTTTTGCATCAAATTACTAGTaaaagtgtaaaaaaaaaaaaaacagaaaggaAGCAACAAGAAGACAAAAATTGACATTCTTTCAGTATGGAGTTATTTTATTTAACGCAAAAAAAGGGAGGACAGCAAGGGAATCAAGCCAAAAACAATATACCACAAACAACAAAggctataaaaaattaaaactcaaaAGTCATACcaattattgaaaagaaaaacTAGCGCCAAGTACTAATTTAACATCATTTAacttgaaataacaataacaaatataTTCCAAAAGCCGAGTCACAATTAATCCTAATAATATTAGtattattaaatcattatgatgattataataataagAATCAAGCCATTACTGTTTTTGCATTTTTACCATTACTACTACGATGATTAAGAAGCTTGCGGTGCACGTTGGCTCCTTCCTCCTCCACTTTCAGAGACACCGACACGGCGGTTCTAGTTCCGGTTCCGGTTCCGGATACGGCACCATTACAGTCACCACAACCAAAGCCTGAAAACGCCATTaacaacaaataataaataaaacaaactaaataaaccaaaaaaaaaacctcAATGTTCCTCAAGAACTAGAAACTAGAAACAATAAGGCACAGTTGCCATAACCGAGAATCACATGATTATCTTCAACAACATTTAAATACTAGTACGAATCCGATTTTCTTCAAAAAAACTACAATATCATTTACTAAATAACGAAGCCGATGAAGAAAACTAGGTTTAGAAGCGCGATGatttagggaaaaaaaaaaggttgtaGAAGTAGAAGGTTCACGTACCGTTGACGAGGCGAAGAACAGTAACGAGTGTCGCGAAGGAGAAGACGGAAACCGCTAACGTTAGAAGGATCCGTTTAACCGAACGAAActccattgaagaagaagaagaaaacgaaagcaGCGAGTGGAATCGGAGCGAGTTGACTCAGTCAGAGACACcgaaaaaagtgagaaaaaaaaaaaaaagaaaaccgtcGTCTATAGACTGAGACTAAGACCGAGACTGAGACCTCACTCTGCTGCAGTCtgcacttgaaaaaaaaaatatgaaaagagagcgatatttatatatatattatcaattattaagtattattaataataacgaaaataaaataataatttataaagggACATGTGATGTATGAATGAGGCGTCGATTAGAAAGAAAAAGGTGAATGTATCATGTATGTGTGAGTCACGGGGCTATGGTGATAcgttaaaaaaagaaaaggtgTGTTGTGTGTAGATAGATAGAGAGGTAGCGTTGAAATTGAAACTGAATCGATTGAATGCGAAACATGCCAGCTATGATAGGAAATGGTGGAGTGGaggcacaaagaagaagaagaaggagaaggagaaggagaagaaggaggaggaagaggaaacgAAGAGACAAGAGTGGCAGAGAGGGTTCAAGATTTAGGGAAGGGGGTCCCACAGAGACGCATAATGAGAAACAGAGCGCGCGCCACACACACTGCATTACTGCCTCAACCTCTACCACTCTATCACTGTAgggtttaaatgtttttttttttccaagaaaaaagaattaaaagtgaactttttttaaacaaattgtataaattataaaatttgaattgtttttaggtaaagttaataattaaaaatttgttagataattaaacatatttaacataaaatttaatgaattttaataattaattttatataaaaataaatatatgtgaGTTTTCGTCTAGTATAAAtctatagttttttaaaaatatatataattgaattatttaatgaataaattagtaatttttatttttaaatattatcaaaaaaattaattaaaaattttcaaactttttctttttaaaactgATGTAAAATgtaatgtataaaaaaattaatttgtttaactaATAATTACTGTAACACTATTTGATCTACTTTAATGAAtattagtatttttctttttttttactattattataaaagatacacaattattttacataaatagattattatttttttataataaaagatGTAAACCAACTTGATACATATTAAAATTTGGATTAGttcaataaaatattcaaaacgttcaatgatattatttattttaaataattttaccaaactaatctaacttaaactattttttaaagtAATGTGATCTTTTGAGTATTCctaactttttttaatatttcaaattattttatttgaattagaatattttaaattagattctAAAATGATGGTTTAGTTAAAAAGGTAAATAAACAAAAGGGAACTGGATTGAACACCATGATTTTGGGTTAATGTCCTTCTATTTTTCCCTTTATTGAAGAACAAACATTGAGATTTGTTGTTGATTTAATCTAATGTGATTGGGCACGGGTCTTCTAGTGAAATTATTTTTAGTCTAAATATTAAAGAgtaaaattcttttttgtttctattctttttcaatttagataattcatattttaacgattaaaaaataattatttgcttctttttttttattagacaTTTGAGTCTTGTaggaatttttaataaaatgacgAAAAATATTTAAATGATTTAAGTATTTCATTAAGACTTACTTAAATGATTTAACTTTCATTAGTCTTACTTAaatgataattatttaattaagattgtttaacttttatataattattaaaatgatGTTCTAATTAAATAGTTATTATCTCTCTGCAACGTTATTTTTATGATTGTATagacaataataaataattttaattaaatagttaTCATTTATATAGGAcagataaaaatcaaattatacaaattaacgtcatatataaatattttttattattttttactgaaaattttcataaaaagaaTCATGCATTtaacgaaaaaaataaagaacgaattattattttttaatcgtTAAAGTATGAATTAtctaaattgaaaaaatacagaaattaaaaaaaaatttacttgatattaaattttaaaactttgaaATATTTATCATCATCATATTACTAATTTATCATATATGCTTATGCATGTACATGTATAAATGTATACATCACGGTGACAGCattattaatttgaaaaagatgaagATTGGTGTATGCATGTTATAGATTTGTGTATAGCTAAGCACCGCACGCACGTGGGGTTATTTATAAACCGTGTGGTCCCCTCTGGTAAATATGGTAATGCCATTTCACAATCATATACTATATACTCAATCAATGAATACATATAGATTACTATTATCATTACTCATTATCATGATTATTATCATTCTTAAAGATAATCATTTGTAATGCTAGCTAGATACCACACTACACCACCTTGTTATTATTAGGGTAATTGCTAAAGATTGtataaaaatatgacaaaaataattaaatattaaatatatatttttataaatatttaaagattaaattttaatgtatttttttaaatataattataaaataagatattttcatctttaaaatttaatgaaagttaaattaaaatttttttattcatatatttttaaaaaataaaaaaaaatagtagttaaattttactttttttttgtgcACACCTTTTAAATACTTATCTTAGTGTTTTTAAAAAATTCGAATCAAATAcacaaattatttattaaatataaaatttatttattatttataaaaaaatatttttaattatttttgtcatattttaaatattttaacatttatttattattcatattctccaaaattatttttattaggtgATATAAACTTTTGgtaatattttatagtttatccttgttgttattattactattattgttaCCTTTCAAAAAGTAAACGCCTTAAACTCTTCAACAAATCATTCAGGTGCTTTGTGGCTGGGAACATCAACATCCCCAATACCATATTCTATTCTGCAGtaatacttttaaaataaaataacggCTACATATATTAGTTATATACGAAATACGATACTAATCAATTTATTAGTAGTATACTTTATCACAAGTTACCAATACGGAGAGGCTTGGTCCTTGGTTCTTTGCTGGGTTTAGGTTGGGTCGGGTAATGCCGTCTGGTTTGGGATGGGTTGTCCGACCCGAATACTGTCCCCAAAAAAAAAGTGATTAGTTTACTCGTCGTGAGTAAGTAATAACCGTTGAATGTTTGAATTGTATTTTATGCGTACAATAAtttataatcaataataaatctataaataaattaaagttttgatTTATGaggaattaattttttatttagtaaaTTAGAAGGTATGTAAAAAAACCTATTTGGCATTTAAGGCTGACAATTAATAACGTAGAATTTAGATTCTAATCTAATATTACCTGTGGATTTAAATTCTCTATAAAATTTAACATTATCTTACCTGTgagttaaaaaatttttaatcttaATCTTATTATACCCTAAAGTTTAACACCTAAAAAATCTAATCCTACCagcaacaaattaatttttttcaaccaaatacaatatttaattattttatattttataaacgtattaataaaacaaaaattataaaattaattccaTACTAAAATTAAGagtaacaaaaatataataaaatttatgttaaaattacaaaaatgagagAATATAGATTCTATCTCTATTAatcttattatatatgtataataatttttaattatatattttaatgagCAACACTACATGACCAGTAATAATTTGCAcccatatttataaatattttatacataataaatatataatttatacatatattatcaaaattttgtatataCGAATCAATACAGTTTGTACCTATATTTTTCACAGTTTACAcacatgaattaataaaatttatttattaaagataatttaatatttgtattagtcaaataatagataaaaatactaaaaattactgATTTCTAAGagtttttctactttaatatatcaagaatgcaaataaattaaattagtagAATTAGATATAAATCCGCATCTAACCCTACTCAAAGCCCAACATATTCTCAACTTGATTTGTCAGGGTTTAAATTACCAATCTTACTCAAACGGATTAGATCAAATTAAATATCTacagataaaattaatattactaGTTTTATGGACACCAAAATACAGTAAAAAAATATAGCAACGTTTAAATTTTGTGCATTAAAATCGATAAATTACACTTTATATGACTCTCATGTTATAAATATGGGAGTAGATATTGTCATTAGCtaattgataataataatcttctattatatattattttaaattaatttcaataaaaaaatttgttatcactatggaaaataaaataacgaAGATGATTGATAATGAGAATTACAACATCACTTTCTTATAAATATTAggcaaatattatttatatatagcaAAAGCAAATAACAACCACTTAGTACACTTTGTGCTATCAAATACAATACACTCCAAATAtgtagaaatgaaaaaaaaatagaaaaaaagtgtaattatttattttttattacttacttccattttgtatatataaaattagcATTTCtctcatatatattatttctttatttatttaactaCATATTTTTTAgaaagaatattttattaattttattgtttttatacaaaaataacctaattagtaattataatattaaaaatattataaaaaattaattacaaatttaataaaattataaagaataacagaataattaaacattaTTATTACTTACTTGCAAGTTGTATATATAATTAGCATTTCTCTCGTATATTAACATTTAC
This region of Arachis hypogaea cultivar Tifrunner chromosome 8, arahy.Tifrunner.gnm2.J5K5, whole genome shotgun sequence genomic DNA includes:
- the LOC112708131 gene encoding TPD1 protein homolog 1 — translated: MEFRSVKRILLTLAVSVFSFATLVTVLRLVNGFGCGDCNGAVSGTGTGTRTAVSVSLKVEEEGANVHRKLLNHRSSNVAGTGTGVVEPNRIWGDNKCSKSDIVISQGPTAPLPSGIPTYTVEIMNMCVSGCDISRIHLTCGWFSSARLINPKVFKRLRYNDCLVNDGRPLLNGATISFQYANTFLYPLSVSSVSCI